From a region of the Manduca sexta isolate Smith_Timp_Sample1 chromosome 19, JHU_Msex_v1.0, whole genome shotgun sequence genome:
- the LOC115444043 gene encoding glutamate receptor ionotropic, kainate 2 isoform X2: MRGAKAIFLILFFGHLSALPDTIRIGGLFHPEDDKQEVAFRYAVERVNVDRAVLPRAKLLAQVETISPQDSFHASKRVCHLLRSGVAAIFGPQSAPAAAHVQSICDTMELPHLETRWDYRTRRESCLVNLYPHPAALSRAYVDLVRAWGWKSFTIVYENSDGLVRLQELLKAHGPSELPVAVRQLPDSHDYRPLLKQIKNSAESHIVLDCATERIRDVLQQAQQIGMMSDYHSYLITSLDLHSVDLEEFKYGGTNITALRLLDPERVDVQRVVRDWIYDEARKGRKLQLGHTTAKENMTFIKTETALMYDAVHLFAKALHDLDTSQQIDVRPLSCEAEDTWPHGYSLINYMKIVEMKGLTGVIKFDHQGFRSDFTLDIIELTRDGLQKAGTWNSSEGVNYTRSYGENQKQIVEILQNKTLIVTTILSAPYCMRREASEKLTGNAQFEGYAIDLIHEISKILGFNYTFKLAPDGRYGSYNRETKEWDGMIRELLEQRADLAIADLTITYDREQVVDFTMPFMNLGISVLYRKPIKQPPNLFSFLSPLSLDVWIYMATAYLGVSVLLFILARFTPYEWHPTHSPEGEKMENIFSLANCLWFAIGSLMQQSCDFLPKAVSTRMVAGMWWFFTLIMISSYTANLAAFLTVERMDSPIESAEDLAKQTKIKYGALKGGSTAAFFRDSNFSTYQRMWSFMESARPSVFASSNKEGEERVVRGKGSYAYLMESTTIEYVVERNCDLTQVGGMLDSKGYGIAMPPNSPYRTAISGAVLKLQEEGKLHILKTKWWKEKRGGGSCRDDTSKSSSTANELGLANVGGVFVVLMGGMGVACVIAVCEFVWKSRKVAVDERASLCSEMASELRSALKCPGSAGGGAGSGSARDGAGSPYLHYGFSTKSQLH; encoded by the exons ATGAGAGGAGCCAAAGCAATTTTCCTTATCCTCTTTTTCGGCCATCTATCAGCTCTTCCAGACACTATACGTatag GTGGCCTCTTCCACCCTGAAGATGATAAGCAAGAAGTGGCGTTTCGTTACGCCGTTGAAAGAGTGAACGTGGACCGAGCAGTGCTCCCCAGAGCCAAGTTACTGGCGCAAGTAGAGACTATCTCGCCGCAGGACAGTTTCCACGCATCCAAACGAG TATGTCACTTGCTACGAAGCGGAGTAGCGGCCATATTCGGGCCCCAGTCGGCCCCAGCAGCCGCCCACGTCCAGTCCATATGCGATACCATGGAACTACCCCACTTAGAGACCAGATGGGACTACCGCACGCGGAGGGAATCGTGTCTCGTTAACCTTTATCCACATCCAGCTGCGCTCAGCAGG GCGTATGTAGATTTGGTGAGAGCGTGGGGGTGGAAATCATTTACGATAGTCTACGAAAACAGTGATGGCTTAGTGAGGCTTCAAGAATTGCTTAAAGCACATGGACCCTCCGAGCTACCTGTGGCGGTTAGACAACTGCCAGATTCACACGATTATAG GCCACtgctaaaacaaataaaaaactctGCCGAATCTCACATAGTTCTCGATTGTGCTACTGAAAGGATACGCGACGTGCTTCAACAGGCGCAACAAATCGGCATGATGTCGGATTACCATAGCTATCTTATCACTTCTCTG GATCTTCACAGTGTTGACTTAGAGGAATTCAAATATGGAGGAACTAACATAACAGCACTTAGGCTACTCGATCCAGAAAGGGTAGACGTACAACGAGTCGTACGCGATTGGATTTACGATGAGGCGAGAAAAGGGCGGAAACTACAACTGGGACACACAACCGCAAAA gaaaaCATGACGTTTATAAAG ACGGAAACTGCTTTGATGTACGACGCAGTACATTTGTTTGCGAAAGCTTTGCACGATCTTGACACATCTCAACAAATCGACGTGAGACCTCTCTCGTGCGAAGCTGAAGACACTTGGCCCCATGGGTACAGTCTCATCAATTACATGAAAATC GTTGAAATGAAAGGTTTAACTGGAGTGATAAAGTTTGACCATCAAGGATTCAGGAGCGATTTCACTTTAGATATAATCGAATTAACAAGAGATGGGCTACAGAAAGCAGGAACTTGGAATTCCTCGGAGGGCGTTAACTACACGAGATCTTATGGCGAGAATCAAAAGCAAATTGTCGAAATACTGCAAAATAAAACACTCATCGTAACAACAATTTTG AGTGCACCATATTGTATGAGGAGAGAGGCCAGCGAGAAGCTAACGGGCAACGCGCAATTCGAAGGCTACGCCATTGATCTAATCCACGAGATATCTAAAATTCTGGGCTTCAATTATACATTCAAGTTGGCTCCTGACGGTCGATACGGGTCGTACAATCGCGAGACTAAAGAGTGGGACGGAATGATAAGGGAATTGTTGGAACAACGCGCCGATCTCGCCATTGCAGACCTCACCATTACTTACGACAG GGAGCAAGTCGTCGATTTCACGATGCCATTCATGAACCTCGGCATCTCCGTGTTGTACCGCAAGCCGATCAAACAACCGCCAAATCTGTTTTCATTCCTGTCCCCGCTATCTTTAGACGTCTGGATTTATATGGCAACTGCGTATTTAGGCGTCTCCGTTCTGCTCTTCATATTGGCAAG GTTCACTCCATATGAATGGCATCCAACGCATTCGCCCGAAGGAGAGAAAATGGAGAATATTTTCTCCCTAGCCAACTGTTTATGGTTTGCCATCGGATCTCTTATGCAACAGAGCTGTGACTTTTTGCCCAA AGCGGTGTCAACGAGAATGGTGGCTGGAATGTGGTGGTTCTTCactttaataatgatttcttcgTATACTGCCAACCTGGCTGCCTTTCTCACTGTAGAAAGGATGGACTCGCCCATTGAAAGCGCCGAGGATCTGGCTAAACAAACTAAGATCAAATATGGTGCTCTAAAAGGAGGTTCCACGGCAGCCTTTTTCAGG GATTCAAACTTCTCGACGTATCAACGTATGTGGTCGTTCATGGAATCAGCTCGACCATCGGTATTCGCCAGCAGTAACAAGGAGGGTGAAGAGCGCGTGGTACGAGGCAAAGGATCTTACGCATACTTGATGGAATCGACCACTATCGAATACGTGGTAGAGAGGAACTGCGATCTTACTCAAGTAGGGGGAATGCTTGACTCTAAAGGATACGGAATTGCTATGCCACCAA ACTCGCCGTATCGCACTGCTATAAGCGGGGCCGTTTTGAAACTACAAGAAGAAGGAAAATTGCACATTCTCAAAACTAAATGGTGGAAAGAAAAACGCGGCGGAGGTTCTTGTAGG GATGATACGTCGAAATCGTCGTCGACAGCGAACGAATTGGGCCTCGCGAACGTGGGTGGCGTGTTCGTGGTACTGATGGGAGGAATGGGCGTCGCATGCGTGATAGCCGTGTGTGAGTTCGTGTGGAAATCACGTAAGGTCGCCGTCGACGAGCGG GCGTCACTGTGTTCGGAGATGGCGTCAGAGTTGCGTTCGGCGCTGAAGTGCCCGGGTAGTGCTGGTGGTGGAGCCGGCAGTGGTAGCGCGAGGGACGGGGCTGGTTCCCCCTACCTCCACTATGGGTTCAGTACAAAGAGCCAGCTGCACTAG
- the LOC115444043 gene encoding glutamate receptor ionotropic, kainate 2 isoform X1 has protein sequence MRGAKAIFLILFFGHLSALPDTIRIGGLFHPEDDKQEVAFRYAVERVNVDRAVLPRAKLLAQVETISPQDSFHASKRVCHLLRSGVAAIFGPQSAPAAAHVQSICDTMELPHLETRWDYRTRRESCLVNLYPHPAALSRAYVDLVRAWGWKSFTIVYENSDGLVRLQELLKAHGPSELPVAVRQLPDSHDYRPLLKQIKNSAESHIVLDCATERIRDVLQQAQQIGMMSDYHSYLITSLDLHSVDLEEFKYGGTNITALRLLDPERVDVQRVVRDWIYDEARKGRKLQLGHTTAKENMTFIKTETALMYDAVHLFAKALHDLDTSQQIDVRPLSCEAEDTWPHGYSLINYMKIVEMKGLTGVIKFDHQGFRSDFTLDIIELTRDGLQKAGTWNSSEGVNYTRSYGENQKQIVEILQNKTLIVTTILSAPYCMRREASEKLTGNAQFEGYAIDLIHEISKILGFNYTFKLAPDGRYGSYNRETKEWDGMIRELLEQRADLAIADLTITYDREQVVDFTMPFMNLGISVLYRKPIKQPPNLFSFLSPLSLDVWIYMATAYLGVSVLLFILARFSPYEWDSPRNCLDEPPVLENQFTLLNSLWFTIGSLMQQGSDIAPKAVSTRMVAGMWWFFTLIMISSYTANLAAFLTVERMDSPIESAEDLAKQTKIKYGALKGGSTAAFFRDSNFSTYQRMWSFMESARPSVFASSNKEGEERVVRGKGSYAYLMESTTIEYVVERNCDLTQVGGMLDSKGYGIAMPPNSPYRTAISGAVLKLQEEGKLHILKTKWWKEKRGGGSCRDDTSKSSSTANELGLANVGGVFVVLMGGMGVACVIAVCEFVWKSRKVAVDERASLCSEMASELRSALKCPGSAGGGAGSGSARDGAGSPYLHYGFSTKSQLH, from the exons ATGAGAGGAGCCAAAGCAATTTTCCTTATCCTCTTTTTCGGCCATCTATCAGCTCTTCCAGACACTATACGTatag GTGGCCTCTTCCACCCTGAAGATGATAAGCAAGAAGTGGCGTTTCGTTACGCCGTTGAAAGAGTGAACGTGGACCGAGCAGTGCTCCCCAGAGCCAAGTTACTGGCGCAAGTAGAGACTATCTCGCCGCAGGACAGTTTCCACGCATCCAAACGAG TATGTCACTTGCTACGAAGCGGAGTAGCGGCCATATTCGGGCCCCAGTCGGCCCCAGCAGCCGCCCACGTCCAGTCCATATGCGATACCATGGAACTACCCCACTTAGAGACCAGATGGGACTACCGCACGCGGAGGGAATCGTGTCTCGTTAACCTTTATCCACATCCAGCTGCGCTCAGCAGG GCGTATGTAGATTTGGTGAGAGCGTGGGGGTGGAAATCATTTACGATAGTCTACGAAAACAGTGATGGCTTAGTGAGGCTTCAAGAATTGCTTAAAGCACATGGACCCTCCGAGCTACCTGTGGCGGTTAGACAACTGCCAGATTCACACGATTATAG GCCACtgctaaaacaaataaaaaactctGCCGAATCTCACATAGTTCTCGATTGTGCTACTGAAAGGATACGCGACGTGCTTCAACAGGCGCAACAAATCGGCATGATGTCGGATTACCATAGCTATCTTATCACTTCTCTG GATCTTCACAGTGTTGACTTAGAGGAATTCAAATATGGAGGAACTAACATAACAGCACTTAGGCTACTCGATCCAGAAAGGGTAGACGTACAACGAGTCGTACGCGATTGGATTTACGATGAGGCGAGAAAAGGGCGGAAACTACAACTGGGACACACAACCGCAAAA gaaaaCATGACGTTTATAAAG ACGGAAACTGCTTTGATGTACGACGCAGTACATTTGTTTGCGAAAGCTTTGCACGATCTTGACACATCTCAACAAATCGACGTGAGACCTCTCTCGTGCGAAGCTGAAGACACTTGGCCCCATGGGTACAGTCTCATCAATTACATGAAAATC GTTGAAATGAAAGGTTTAACTGGAGTGATAAAGTTTGACCATCAAGGATTCAGGAGCGATTTCACTTTAGATATAATCGAATTAACAAGAGATGGGCTACAGAAAGCAGGAACTTGGAATTCCTCGGAGGGCGTTAACTACACGAGATCTTATGGCGAGAATCAAAAGCAAATTGTCGAAATACTGCAAAATAAAACACTCATCGTAACAACAATTTTG AGTGCACCATATTGTATGAGGAGAGAGGCCAGCGAGAAGCTAACGGGCAACGCGCAATTCGAAGGCTACGCCATTGATCTAATCCACGAGATATCTAAAATTCTGGGCTTCAATTATACATTCAAGTTGGCTCCTGACGGTCGATACGGGTCGTACAATCGCGAGACTAAAGAGTGGGACGGAATGATAAGGGAATTGTTGGAACAACGCGCCGATCTCGCCATTGCAGACCTCACCATTACTTACGACAG GGAGCAAGTCGTCGATTTCACGATGCCATTCATGAACCTCGGCATCTCCGTGTTGTACCGCAAGCCGATCAAACAACCGCCAAATCTGTTTTCATTCCTGTCCCCGCTATCTTTAGACGTCTGGATTTATATGGCAACTGCGTATTTAGGCGTCTCCGTTCTGCTCTTCATATTGGCAAG GTTCAGTCCGTACGAGTGGGACAGCCCCAGGAACTGTCTTGACGAGCCGCCGGTGCTGGAGAATCAGTTCACTTTGTTGAACTCGCTGTGGTTCACTATCGGATCCTTGATGCAGCAAGGTTCGGATATCGCACCGAA AGCGGTGTCAACGAGAATGGTGGCTGGAATGTGGTGGTTCTTCactttaataatgatttcttcgTATACTGCCAACCTGGCTGCCTTTCTCACTGTAGAAAGGATGGACTCGCCCATTGAAAGCGCCGAGGATCTGGCTAAACAAACTAAGATCAAATATGGTGCTCTAAAAGGAGGTTCCACGGCAGCCTTTTTCAGG GATTCAAACTTCTCGACGTATCAACGTATGTGGTCGTTCATGGAATCAGCTCGACCATCGGTATTCGCCAGCAGTAACAAGGAGGGTGAAGAGCGCGTGGTACGAGGCAAAGGATCTTACGCATACTTGATGGAATCGACCACTATCGAATACGTGGTAGAGAGGAACTGCGATCTTACTCAAGTAGGGGGAATGCTTGACTCTAAAGGATACGGAATTGCTATGCCACCAA ACTCGCCGTATCGCACTGCTATAAGCGGGGCCGTTTTGAAACTACAAGAAGAAGGAAAATTGCACATTCTCAAAACTAAATGGTGGAAAGAAAAACGCGGCGGAGGTTCTTGTAGG GATGATACGTCGAAATCGTCGTCGACAGCGAACGAATTGGGCCTCGCGAACGTGGGTGGCGTGTTCGTGGTACTGATGGGAGGAATGGGCGTCGCATGCGTGATAGCCGTGTGTGAGTTCGTGTGGAAATCACGTAAGGTCGCCGTCGACGAGCGG GCGTCACTGTGTTCGGAGATGGCGTCAGAGTTGCGTTCGGCGCTGAAGTGCCCGGGTAGTGCTGGTGGTGGAGCCGGCAGTGGTAGCGCGAGGGACGGGGCTGGTTCCCCCTACCTCCACTATGGGTTCAGTACAAAGAGCCAGCTGCACTAG
- the LOC115444043 gene encoding glutamate receptor ionotropic, kainate 2 isoform X3 encodes MRGAKAIFLILFFGHLSALPDTIRIGGLFHPEDDKQEVAFRYAVERVNVDRAVLPRAKLLAQVETISPQDSFHASKRVCHLLRSGVAAIFGPQSAPAAAHVQSICDTMELPHLETRWDYRTRRESCLVNLYPHPAALSRAYVDLVRAWGWKSFTIVYENSDGLVRLQELLKAHGPSELPVAVRQLPDSHDYRPLLKQIKNSAESHIVLDCATERIRDVLQQAQQIGMMSDYHSYLITSLDLHSVDLEEFKYGGTNITALRLLDPERVDVQRVVRDWIYDEARKGRKLQLGHTTAKENMTFIKTETALMYDAVHLFAKALHDLDTSQQIDVRPLSCEAEDTWPHGYSLINYMKIVEMKGLTGVIKFDHQGFRSDFTLDIIELTRDGLQKAGTWNSSEGVNYTRSYGENQKQIVEILQNKTLIVTTILSAPYCMRREASEKLTGNAQFEGYAIDLIHEISKILGFNYTFKLAPDGRYGSYNRETKEWDGMIRELLEQRADLAIADLTITYDREQVVDFTMPFMNLGISVLYRKPIKQPPNLFSFLSPLSLDVWIYMATAYLGVSVLLFILARFSPYEWDSPRNCLDEPPVLENQFTLLNSLWFTIGSLMQQGSDIAPKAVSTRMVAGMWWFFTLIMISSYTANLAAFLTVERMDSPIESAEDLAKQTKIKYGALKGGSTAAFFRDSNFSTYQRMWSFMESARPSVFASSNKEGEERVVRGKGSYAYLMESTTIEYVVERNCDLTQVGGMLDSKGYGIAMPPNSPYRTAISGAVLKLQEEGKLHILKTKWWKEKRGGGSCRDDTSKSSSTANELGLANVGGVFVVLMGGMGVACVIAVCEFVWKSRKVAVDERVYF; translated from the exons ATGAGAGGAGCCAAAGCAATTTTCCTTATCCTCTTTTTCGGCCATCTATCAGCTCTTCCAGACACTATACGTatag GTGGCCTCTTCCACCCTGAAGATGATAAGCAAGAAGTGGCGTTTCGTTACGCCGTTGAAAGAGTGAACGTGGACCGAGCAGTGCTCCCCAGAGCCAAGTTACTGGCGCAAGTAGAGACTATCTCGCCGCAGGACAGTTTCCACGCATCCAAACGAG TATGTCACTTGCTACGAAGCGGAGTAGCGGCCATATTCGGGCCCCAGTCGGCCCCAGCAGCCGCCCACGTCCAGTCCATATGCGATACCATGGAACTACCCCACTTAGAGACCAGATGGGACTACCGCACGCGGAGGGAATCGTGTCTCGTTAACCTTTATCCACATCCAGCTGCGCTCAGCAGG GCGTATGTAGATTTGGTGAGAGCGTGGGGGTGGAAATCATTTACGATAGTCTACGAAAACAGTGATGGCTTAGTGAGGCTTCAAGAATTGCTTAAAGCACATGGACCCTCCGAGCTACCTGTGGCGGTTAGACAACTGCCAGATTCACACGATTATAG GCCACtgctaaaacaaataaaaaactctGCCGAATCTCACATAGTTCTCGATTGTGCTACTGAAAGGATACGCGACGTGCTTCAACAGGCGCAACAAATCGGCATGATGTCGGATTACCATAGCTATCTTATCACTTCTCTG GATCTTCACAGTGTTGACTTAGAGGAATTCAAATATGGAGGAACTAACATAACAGCACTTAGGCTACTCGATCCAGAAAGGGTAGACGTACAACGAGTCGTACGCGATTGGATTTACGATGAGGCGAGAAAAGGGCGGAAACTACAACTGGGACACACAACCGCAAAA gaaaaCATGACGTTTATAAAG ACGGAAACTGCTTTGATGTACGACGCAGTACATTTGTTTGCGAAAGCTTTGCACGATCTTGACACATCTCAACAAATCGACGTGAGACCTCTCTCGTGCGAAGCTGAAGACACTTGGCCCCATGGGTACAGTCTCATCAATTACATGAAAATC GTTGAAATGAAAGGTTTAACTGGAGTGATAAAGTTTGACCATCAAGGATTCAGGAGCGATTTCACTTTAGATATAATCGAATTAACAAGAGATGGGCTACAGAAAGCAGGAACTTGGAATTCCTCGGAGGGCGTTAACTACACGAGATCTTATGGCGAGAATCAAAAGCAAATTGTCGAAATACTGCAAAATAAAACACTCATCGTAACAACAATTTTG AGTGCACCATATTGTATGAGGAGAGAGGCCAGCGAGAAGCTAACGGGCAACGCGCAATTCGAAGGCTACGCCATTGATCTAATCCACGAGATATCTAAAATTCTGGGCTTCAATTATACATTCAAGTTGGCTCCTGACGGTCGATACGGGTCGTACAATCGCGAGACTAAAGAGTGGGACGGAATGATAAGGGAATTGTTGGAACAACGCGCCGATCTCGCCATTGCAGACCTCACCATTACTTACGACAG GGAGCAAGTCGTCGATTTCACGATGCCATTCATGAACCTCGGCATCTCCGTGTTGTACCGCAAGCCGATCAAACAACCGCCAAATCTGTTTTCATTCCTGTCCCCGCTATCTTTAGACGTCTGGATTTATATGGCAACTGCGTATTTAGGCGTCTCCGTTCTGCTCTTCATATTGGCAAG GTTCAGTCCGTACGAGTGGGACAGCCCCAGGAACTGTCTTGACGAGCCGCCGGTGCTGGAGAATCAGTTCACTTTGTTGAACTCGCTGTGGTTCACTATCGGATCCTTGATGCAGCAAGGTTCGGATATCGCACCGAA AGCGGTGTCAACGAGAATGGTGGCTGGAATGTGGTGGTTCTTCactttaataatgatttcttcgTATACTGCCAACCTGGCTGCCTTTCTCACTGTAGAAAGGATGGACTCGCCCATTGAAAGCGCCGAGGATCTGGCTAAACAAACTAAGATCAAATATGGTGCTCTAAAAGGAGGTTCCACGGCAGCCTTTTTCAGG GATTCAAACTTCTCGACGTATCAACGTATGTGGTCGTTCATGGAATCAGCTCGACCATCGGTATTCGCCAGCAGTAACAAGGAGGGTGAAGAGCGCGTGGTACGAGGCAAAGGATCTTACGCATACTTGATGGAATCGACCACTATCGAATACGTGGTAGAGAGGAACTGCGATCTTACTCAAGTAGGGGGAATGCTTGACTCTAAAGGATACGGAATTGCTATGCCACCAA ACTCGCCGTATCGCACTGCTATAAGCGGGGCCGTTTTGAAACTACAAGAAGAAGGAAAATTGCACATTCTCAAAACTAAATGGTGGAAAGAAAAACGCGGCGGAGGTTCTTGTAGG GATGATACGTCGAAATCGTCGTCGACAGCGAACGAATTGGGCCTCGCGAACGTGGGTGGCGTGTTCGTGGTACTGATGGGAGGAATGGGCGTCGCATGCGTGATAGCCGTGTGTGAGTTCGTGTGGAAATCACGTAAGGTCGCCGTCGACGAGCGG gTTTACTTTTAA